From the bacterium genome, the window GATCGTGGGATTCAAGCCGACCCAGAAGACGGTCATCACCGGGGTTGAGATGTTCCGGAAGCTGCTCGACGAGGGTCGGGCGGGAGACAACATCGGGGCCTTGCTACGCGGGACCAAGAAAGAAGAAGTGGAGCGCGGGCAGGTGTTGGCGAAGCCGGGCTCGATCACGCCGCACAAGAAGATCAAGGCGGAGGTTTACGTCCTGTCGAAGGAAGAGGGCGGGCGGCACACGCCGTTTTTCAAGGGCTATCGGCCGCAGTTTTACGTTCGGACGACCGACGTGACGGGGGTGGTGGAATTGCCGGCG encodes:
- a CDS encoding EF-Tu/IF-2/RF-3 family GTPase; the protein is IVGFKPTQKTVITGVEMFRKLLDEGRAGDNIGALLRGTKKEEVERGQVLAKPGSITPHKKIKAEVYVLSKEEGGRHTPFFKGYRPQFYVRTTDVTGVVELPAGVEMVMPGDNVAITVELITPVALEKEMRFAIREGGRTVGAGVCTEIIE